The sequence below is a genomic window from Macrobrachium nipponense isolate FS-2020 chromosome 40, ASM1510439v2, whole genome shotgun sequence.
aagaccattATAAGTAATTCTTGAAATAAATGTTAGCTTTTCCCGACTTTGTTACACACTACTAGTGGATGTGAATTCTTACTACATATACGTAATTTTAAAACAGCAGATGCGCAGACTAATTATGTGATACCAAAAGTTCTAATATTACTGTGCAATTACTATATCGGCAATAGGAAATGGTAGGAGTGTTTGTGATACTTGTAGTAGTAGTTAAGGACTGTTGCAGTTCTTTTACCTGCTGCTTAGGTAGAGTATCTTATTAACATagataaagtgttatatatatatatatatatatatatatatatatatatatatataatatagatatatacacatatatatatatgtgtgtgtttgtgcatacaATAATGtactaataatatagtatatatataaatgcatgtatttatataggttatataaagacatataatattaaagaataaatatatatatatataatctatatatatatatatatatatatatatatatatatatatatatatatataccagtataatACTAGGTATAcataagacatatatattatgcaataatatatatatatatatactatatatatatatatattatatatatatatatatatatatatatatatatacatagatatatatatagaggtgtgtgtgtgtgtttacatacaaTAGAAACACAATTATATAACACCATACAGCAATTTTGATGAGTTTTCCtttaacaaatttaaagaaaatctgcCATCATGTGAGGTTCACTGGAGCTTCAAGCACCTCATGAGCTGCCTTAAACTTTTGTAAGCTATTGCTTAGAAGCATAAGCAATTGCTAGGTTTTATTCATAGGAAATGAAGCAATTGCTGATCATTTCTAAGCATTTGCTTGAACTTAAGTATTAGCTGTAAGCATTTGCTACTAGCAAAAGCAAttgctttgttttattcattggaaGTGAAGCAAATGCTGTACAATCCAAGCAAAAGCATTTACTCAACGTTTTATTCATCAGGGCCAAATGTCTTTTGAAGGTGAAAAATGGAAACGTGATGTTAGCTAAAACACTTTGAAGTTTGTTTTGGGCCATTTTGTATAACAGTGCCTTAACTTTCATGATCATTCTATTTCTATACAAATACCAATGATGACACGGTCTGAAGAAGGTCTTGCGAGAGCTGCTCAACACAGTATATAATGAATGTAAGAATACACATTTATAATAAAACTACAGCATCCACTGCATGTGAATGTTTATGTGCATTCTTTTGATGATTTTATACAGAGCAAGGCATTGTTCTCGCATGTTTCATATCTCCactttaaaaatataatgaacgTAAAAATATAATGAACGTATCATAtaaacctttgtgtgtgtgtgtgtgtgtgcagggctCATGGAAGATATACTACACTGATATTGTTAGCAAGTTTATATGGCATATGAAAATTGACGAAATCTTGACACTATCGGAAATCTGTCGAAAACTACTTGAGTTTAGGTGTAGTAAAGGCCCTTtaaatatttaaaggaccttggccgTAGTTATGCCATTGGCTGAAACCTGGTGTAAATATAAAATTGCTGATGAACACAGTTATAACATTTTATTAAGGTATATTAGCTTTATCGAAACTGAATGAAATTTGATACACAATGCACAAACAAAGttggagaaaataagaaagactcCCTATCTATGTTGCTCTGTAGTACGCTGTATTGTTTATTCCAAGTTTTCATAGAGTTGAAATCCTTAATCATGTATGGTTAATAGTAAACAAAGGGTTTATGAAGGTACATGGATTTCATCAATTTTCTTATgccataactaatatatataacaacactGAGGACAGTATATGTCTTTAATGAGTCCAGCACAATTTCACACAAACATGTCAAGATTtagattaaatgttttttttatcttttttaatgtagctataacaaattgtaataaaaatacaGTAGCTGAGCTATTTGCTCAGTATAAAAACAGTCGATAGCACATACGTACATTCACACATGCAGTTCATAATTATAAAGTGCGTCTTTTTacataacaagagagagaagaaagggcaAGCCACATTTTCATACAATGTCTTCAAGTTGAGATGCTACTTACAAGCCACATACGATGTATATGCTAGCTGATAGTTGTACACACagtaaaaattagtttttaaatgacTCGCATTGTTGATGCTCTTTCCTTTTCTGTAAATTCTAAAATCCAAGGCAGCAATACCATTGTCGTGATCTGTAAAAAAAGTAGACTGAATGACCGAGTTTAAGATATTTCCAGTCAAAGAAGGTTATGGCCAGACGACCCCAATTAAACTAGGCAAACTAGGTTAAGCCAGGgctatacaaataaatattctttaattaatattctttgtttgaaaataattattaccTGCTTTCTTCTTTTAGAATCGTCAATTACTGCACCTAAGATCACCAGCAGATCACCCACTCCTAAAACAAGTGAGAAGCGTCCAGCAGAAGAGGATGCTGCCATCGAGGTGCCCTCGAAAAGATCAAGGACTCTGGAAGATTCGCTGTCTCTGAACTCCTTAACCTCAATTTCGCAAATAGAAAGTTCCATTGGCCAAGTCAGGAAAGACCTAGAGGTGAGACACTTGAATTACGGTATTTCAGGACATTATGTTTCCAATGCTTATAAACATTCTTGGTCACCTCAATTCAGTCATGCTCATTAATTTGGTCTACCTTGATACTCAATCATTTCACTCAAAATATTCTTGGACACCTCAATTCAGTAATCCCCATTATAGTTACActgattttctatttttctatttgatttgatttggttCATCTGAACCCATAACATCTGGAAAGGTTCCCTCGGGTAATTTACATTTTAAGTAACAAAGACATTATCTTTTCAGACCCCTGCCATAAATTAACTGACCTGTGTACTGATCTTTCAAGATTACTAAAACCTTAATGCTATACAGTTATGCATTGAATCTCATACAGCCCGTGTAGTGGTTGATTGTCCATGATATTTCTTGTTATTTAGTTGAGATGTGGCAAACTGAAATGAATGCTGGCACAAATTTCCTGTTAATTAGTTAGACTTAAGGCTTTATGGTTGTCATATTTGTCCAGGTTTGTTACATCTTAAAGAAATAGAATTTCATAGCCTTATGTATATCAGAGTAAAAATAATGCATTTCAAGAAATTGTCTCCTTTGTGGAACTCTAGTTTCCACTGATGATAATAGACACTGCAGTTTAGTAAAAGGTGTAGGGAtctgtttttattcattcatataataCTGGAAAGTTTCCAATAACTACAACTAGTTCATACTACTGAATACaacaattttaagaaattctATCAAGTGTCACATGTTTATTCTTATAACATAGGGTTACGATTTCATCCTTTTCTGAGATGCGTCACAATAATCTTTACTCATCCAGTGTACTTGTAGGTAGTGATTACCTGCATCTTTTAGTATGGCAGTTTAGTACCAGTTACAACTATAAACTTATTAAAGTTCATATGTTGACCTCACCACCATACTCTTTGGTggattatcagtttttaaattttataccAAGATTtcaaacgtagtttttttccttctAGGCAATGGAGTGTTTActgaaacaaaaagaagaagaatggaataaTCTTCTTAGCTTACAAAAACGCAAAGAGGAACTATATGTGCGCTTAGTTCGTAAGAGACAGGTTCTGTTGATGAAAAGCACTCCATCTGAAGTGGATGTTAAAGGTGATGATGAAACCAGTGAAGAAGCTACTAGCAATCTCTTCTTCATGCCCCAGGGGGCTTATTCTTCATTTCGAAGTTCCCAGCTTCCACTAATGATGATGAGTCAGATGATTGCAGCAGGATCTATCTCACCACATACATTACAGGTATGCTTTAGtcatttttctgtaaagaaaagaaCCACACACATCTTTATATGTAGAGGCCATGAGATCTTTAGTCATACATTTTGAAAGTCATGAATACATCTGGGATAAATGCCCTTTCAATGTTTGACTTTGATATTTAacacttttaaaaatattttatgcacTTTTccaacagtaattttttttttacaaacataactttgttattatttttgtaaacaaatgtgCACTCGGTACATTTAGTTTTGTCAGTTTCGTGTGAGTAAATCTTTGCTTTCAATATCAATGTAGTATGTTTAAGTAATTTTGTTGATTTCAGGCAGCATCACAAGCTGCATCCAGACCTGAGAATAACCGTGGGGGCGCCATAGGTAATGGAAGCACAAATATTAGTATAATTGACATCCATACTCAAAATAATAAACCAGGCGGTGAGATCCCCAGGGTCTCCATGTCATCTGAAGTGCATAGCAAAGTTAGCAAACAGTTAACTTCAGGTTTGGCTTCTATGAAGCCTATATTACCCAAGCCACCTTCAACATCAAGCAACTTACCTGGCCTTCCTCCTTCATTATCTTTTACTGCCACAGGCCATGGCCCTCAAGGTCCCACCGTTAATGTCCAGCAACTAATTGCTGCACATCGAAAAGAAAATCCTAATACTCCACCAATAAGGTGAGCTAGTTTTATCCTTTTAAAGCTAGTAGAGAAAGTTAACTGAACCTTATTCTATTTCTATTAGAAGTTTTCAGAGAAATGCATAGTTCTGCTTTACTTTTGTCTGCCATATATCTGACTGCTCTTTATAACAAAGTTTCAAGTAATTGTAAGCTTAACTACACCTTAAAAGTATAGTCAAGGTCGGTTATGATTGCTTTATAAATTGATTTGCTAGGTTGCCCTTCTTGTTTTGCTaccttatatattaaaaattgatGGCTTATGGGGTAAATATTAGAATCCATAAAATGTCAAGGAAAACGTGTATCAACTTGAAACATTAGTTGCATGCTGAAGAGGGTTGTGAGTTTGGAAAATATCTCCTTTCACTGGGATGTAGGAACTATATGTCCATTTAAGTTTAGCCTCCAGTATCATTGATCTGGTATTACAATAACTATAACAGCTCTGCTTAGTAAGAGGCTTCTGAAGACATTGTATCATGTTTTTTagtgtacatatgtatttatattgttataaattaattttcatatcataAACTCCACCCTGGTATTAGATCTTGTCCAACTATTGCATAAATAAATCCAACCTGCATCACTGGTTATAAAAATAGTTATTCAGTTATACGAAGCCCTTACTTATGATAAAAGATTAAAGTCATGGACATTTTTAAAAACTGTGTGATATCTCTGAAACAAGGTACAGCTAAATGTAGACATTACAATTTCAGGATCTATTTTATCTAGTTAAATGAACAGTGTTGCTAATATTAAAGCTCAGTTTGAAAACTCCATCTAGCAGAAGAGCAATGAGAGGAGCTTGGCGACACCGTTATGATGGGGACAAGCGATCAGTGCGAGACCATGACCGGCCTCCAAGTGTTTCTAGCTCCAGTAGTGAAGCAGACACACGTACTACAGCTTCAAATAAGAATCCTCTGGCTCTCAGCGATCCTTCTGTCTCATATAAAGATGTCCTTTTACGGTTTGCAGAGCtgacacaaaatgaaaaacaaccagGCTCTCCACAGGTATGTCTGCTAATTACAAGCATTAGTAAAAATTTGGATATATAAGACTGCATGATGTATTGCTGATAATACTGTATTACTGATTTGTAAGGAATAAATCAACTAATGTCTATTATGGTGTCTAACATGTAAGCAGTTTGTTATGGTTGTCATAATGAGTTATAGTTTAAATTTTAGCTTGGAGTGTTTTAGGAACTGTATGATTATGAAACATATGGCATCAGTAGAATTACAAGTGACACTTTTGAGGAAGTAATAGAGATTCTTAAGACTGAATAGGTGAATGGAAAACTACTGAGGATGTGGACTgccatgttttattattttacggTGAAAAACTAAAATAGGAGTAAGTAGCAAGAATTAAGGGTATGCAGCAAAGAGGAAGGACAAAGAtgttttaaagaaatgaaaaaataaagaaatatctgGCTAATAGATACCAGGAACCTGTTTGAGGCTCAATCTCCTTACAGCTCATTTTGCACCCCATCCTTATGTACTCTTCCAATTATCAATCCTTGAGTGTTTGGTTTGATTAATCTCTGCTTTTCCtactaaggtttttttttccaattgtcaGTTATTCATATAATTCCTAAGTTTTTCTATAGTTGGTCTGTTGCTTCCTACAGGTTTGGCCATacttttttctttccccttctcTCATATTACATTTATTCCTGATTTACTTAAGGGTCTTAAATTATGTTCCATTAATTTTCACAACATTGGAAAGAAAATCCTGAAGTGCCCAACTATTTAACTTAGTCATTGTTGATGCACACTTTACTTGTGATAGAATAAAGATGATAGTTAGCAGTATACCTGGCAGCAAATATCTAAAAGTTGCAGTTCGTCCACACCTTCCTATCACTTGTATCAAAGTGCATTTTAGGATGCATAATAATgcatacttaaaaatatttttttctttataccatACTGCTTATTGCTCTTCAATTACATTTACCATACTGTTTTATTGCTCCTCAGTTACACTTTTTAATAATTTGGTAATACTATGTAGTGTCATGTGAAATTTGATAAAATGTTAGGGTCTTTATTGACTTGATGTAATTGCTACACTATGCTGTCATGTACCAAACTAAATTGACATATAGTAGAGATATTACTG
It includes:
- the LOC135212074 gene encoding uncharacterized protein LOC135212074 isoform X3, with amino-acid sequence MIPDECGAGAMDATRDPDECIEDKSKKTGCGDERQDINDNHTNVTASSQDSDQDGAADTLANGEVQTKDAENSDQKKDTTGSSSSDSVPKESASVSSVGEKKEGRESDNDGESKGEAEAPPPPMDIEAEASEDEGRVSSEDDEDKLVISEGNERGTEESADESSKGESSITAPKITSRSPTPKTSEKRPAEEDAAIEVPSKRSRTLEDSLSLNSLTSISQIESSIGQVRKDLEAMECLLKQKEEEWNNLLSLQKRKEELYVRLVRKRQVLLMKSTPSEVDVKGDDETSEEATSNLFFMPQGAYSSFRSSQLPLMMMSQMIAAGSISPHTLQAASQAASRPENNRGGAIGNGSTNISIIDIHTQNNKPGGEIPRVSMSSEVHSKVSKQLTSGLASMKPILPKPPSTSSNLPGLPPSLSFTATGHGPQGPTVNVQQLIAAHRKENPNTPPIRRAMRGAWRHRYDGDKRSVRDHDRPPSVSSSSSEADTRTTASNKNPLALSDPSVSYKDVLLRFAELTQNEKQPGSPQISIFPVGGGESSAKRSESSRESTPANRDQTPPLPSTVPTSSALPTSKSSLEAPSALAKLLLESRNSASGANKPGVEVSNSQYLTLSALLSGGSTTTVKEKTAAHSQPESRSKKSTHQEEGSGNPKCQGCHKQRAQFVCAGCGNQWYCSRDCQVAAWEEHSEHCSN
- the LOC135212074 gene encoding uncharacterized protein LOC135212074 isoform X1, which translates into the protein MIPDECGAGAMDATRDPDECIEDKSKKTGCGDERQDINDNHTNVTASSQDSDQDGAADTLANGEVQTKDAENSDQKKDTTGSSSSDSVPKESASVSSVGEKKEGRESDNDGESKGEAEAPPPPMDIEAEASEDEGRVSSEDDEDKLVISEGNERGTEESADESSKGESSITAPKITSRSPTPKTSEKRPAEEDAAIEVPSKRSRTLEDSLSLNSLTSISQIESSIGQVRKDLEAMECLLKQKEEEWNNLLSLQKRKEELYVRLVRKRQVLLMKSTPSEVDVKGDDETSEEATSNLFFMPQGAYSSFRSSQLPLMMMSQMIAAGSISPHTLQAASQAASRPENNRGGAIGNGSTNISIIDIHTQNNKPGGEIPRVSMSSEVHSKVSKQLTSGLASMKPILPKPPSTSSNLPGLPPSLSFTATGHGPQGPTVNVQQLIAAHRKENPNTPPISLKTPSSRRAMRGAWRHRYDGDKRSVRDHDRPPSVSSSSSEADTRTTASNKNPLALSDPSVSYKDVLLRFAELTQNEKQPGSPQISIFPVGGGESSAKRSESSRESTPANRDQTPPLPSTVPTSSALPTSKSSLEAPSALAKLLLESRNSASGANKPGVEVSNSQYLTLSALLSGGSTTTVKEKTAAHSQPESRSKKSTHQEEGSGNPKCQGCHKQRAQFVCAGCGNQWYCSRDCQVAAWEEHSEHCSN
- the LOC135212074 gene encoding uncharacterized protein LOC135212074 isoform X2: MIPDECGAGAMDATRDPDECIEDKSKKTGCGDERQDINDNHTNVTASSQDSDQDGAADTLANGEVQTKDAENSDQKKDTTGSSSSDSVPKESASVSSVGEKKEGRESDNDGESKGEAEAPPPPMDIEAEASEDEGRVSSEDDEDKLVISEGNERGTEESADESSKGESSITAPKITSRSPTPKTSEKRPAEEDAAIEVPSKRSRTLEDSLSLNSLTSISQIESSIGQVRKDLEAMECLLKQKEEEWNNLLSLQKRKEELYVRLVRKRQVLLMKSTPSEVDVKGDDETSEEATSNLFFMPQGAYSSFRSSQLPLMMMSQMIAAGSISPHTLQAASQAASRPENNRGGAIGNGSTNISIIDIHTQNNKPGGEIPRVSMSSEVHSKVSKQLTSGLASMKPILPKPPSTSSNLPGLPPSLSFTATGHGPQGPTVNVQQLIAAHRKENPNTPPISRRAMRGAWRHRYDGDKRSVRDHDRPPSVSSSSSEADTRTTASNKNPLALSDPSVSYKDVLLRFAELTQNEKQPGSPQISIFPVGGGESSAKRSESSRESTPANRDQTPPLPSTVPTSSALPTSKSSLEAPSALAKLLLESRNSASGANKPGVEVSNSQYLTLSALLSGGSTTTVKEKTAAHSQPESRSKKSTHQEEGSGNPKCQGCHKQRAQFVCAGCGNQWYCSRDCQVAAWEEHSEHCSN